ACAGTCTTGAACTTTTACTTTTATGTAGCTATCTCTGTAAAAACTATCTCCAAAAGATTGGATTTCATAAGAATATATTTCTAACTTAATAAAAAATTCATTTAAACAGTAAGATTCGTTCATTAATGCTGTTAAATGTTCAAGTTCCTTCTTCATCTTATTTTTCACTTCATTTGCAATTAAATCTATTAGTAAATATTCTTTTGGAGTTTTTACTTCAGCGATTTCTATATCCAAATTATAATCATCGTTTATAAATACTTTATATTCTATATCTACTTGGTCAAAATAAATAGAGTCTTTTGTTTTTAATTGATTAATAATGTCTTCTACAACTGATCTTTTTAGCATATCTTCTAAAATTTGATATTTACTCATGCAATACTCCTTAAAAAACTTGTAAACTATTTTAATACAAACACGTCGGTGAGAAATTCAATAAAAGTAGGAGATTCTTCGCTTCGCTCAGAATGACAACTTTACTTTCGTAAGGGCGATTCATGAATCGCCCCTACTCTTCCACTTTTCCACTTTATTTTTCATCCTGAGGACGTAAGTCCGAAGGATCTCCTCTTTAAATTCTATGAAATTCCCAATTTCTCACCGAGATTTAGAGTTATAATATATACTTTTAAATCACAAAGTAAAGCCGGAGGAAGTAATGATTGATATAAAACTTCTTAGAGAAAATCCTGATTTTGTAAAAGAAAGATTAAAAACAAGAGATGAAAGTTATCTAAAACTTATAGATAGACTTTTAGAAATAGATGAAGAAAGGAGAAAAATAATAAAAGAAATAGAAAGTTTAAGAGCTGAAAGAAATGAAAAATCTAAGCTTTTTCCGATCTTAAAGAAGGAAGGTAAAGACACAACAGAAATACAGCAAAGAGTAAAACAGATTGGAGAGATAATAAAGAATTTAGAAGATAAACTTCAAGAAATTGAAAATGAGTTTAATAATATCCTTTACTACATTCCAAACTTACCTGCACCTGATGTTCCTATTGGAAAAGACGAAAATGATAATGTTGAAATAAGAAGATGGGGAAAGCCAAGAAAGTTTGATTTTGAGCCGTTATCTCATTATGAGATTGGAGAAAGGCTTGGTATTTTAGATTTTGAAAGGGGAGCTAAGCTTTCAGGTTCAAGATTTACAGTAATGTTTAAAGAAGCTGCAAGATTAGAAAGAGCTTTAATAAACTTTATGCTTGATGTTCACACAAAACAGCATGGATATACAGAAGTATGGACTCCTGCATTGGTAAAACCGGAAATCTTATTTGGAACAGGACAACTTCCAAAATTTAAAGATGATTTATACAAAATAGAAGATGAAGATTTATATCTAATACCAACAGCAGAGGTTACATTGACAAATCTTCATGCAGATGAAATACTAAACGAAGAAGATTTACCAAAGTATTACACAGCATATACTCCATGTTTTAGAAAAGAAGCAGGTTCTCATGGAAAAGATGTAAAAGGAATTCTCAGACAGCATCAGTTTGATAAAGTTGAGCTTGTGAAAATCGTTAAGCCCGAGGACTCTTATAATGAGCTTGAAAAACTTGTAAATGAAGCAGAAAAAATTCTCCAACTGTTAGAAATACCTTACAGGGTTGTTTTATTATGCACGGGAGACATGGGTTTTTCTGCTGCAAAGACCTATGATATTGAAGTTTGGATACCATCTCAAAATAGATACAGAGAGATATCTTCCTGTTCCAACACAGAAGATTTTCAAGCAAGAAGGGCTAAGATTAGGTACAAAGATAAAGACGGAAAAAATCACTATGTACATACATTAAACGGTTCAGGTTTAGCAGTCGGAAGAACGTTAATAGCCATAATGGAAAACTACCAAAAACCTGACGGAACCTTTGAAATTCCGAAAGTTTTGAAGGATTACTTATAAACTATGTGTCAGGTGTTAAATTTTACACTTTGTTCTCATGATGATAAAAAATTTATAAGTGGTTTCATTCTGCAGCCGGCGAAGAATCTCTTTTTTCACTTTTTAAAACAGGAAATCCTTCGGTTTTACAGCTTCAGGACGACAGATAAGGTAATAATTCACTACTCTAAGCAAAGAATCTCTTACTTTCTTGAATTTTTTGAAGGTCTTATTACAATTGATTTAGTATCGGAGTAATTTTTATGAAAATCTTTATGTATCACAACATAGACATACCACCAAAAGAGGCTAAATTAAAATCATTATATGTTAAACCAAACAAATTTGAAACACAGTTAAAAGTCTTAAAAAAATTTGGATACAACTTTGTGAAAACAGAAGACCTTGAAAACTATCCAAAAAAATCTATTTTACTAACATTTGATGATGGTTTTAAGGATTTTTACGATAATGCTTTTCCAATAATTAAAAAATACAACGCTAATGCTATTGTTTTTGTCCCTGCTGGATTGGTAGACACTTTTAACCAATGGGATTACGAAAAGTTAAACGTAAGAAAAAAATTAATGAACTGGGAAGAGATAAAAATAATTCATAAAGAA
This is a stretch of genomic DNA from Sulfurihydrogenibium sp. YO3AOP1. It encodes these proteins:
- the serS gene encoding serine--tRNA ligase, encoding MIDIKLLRENPDFVKERLKTRDESYLKLIDRLLEIDEERRKIIKEIESLRAERNEKSKLFPILKKEGKDTTEIQQRVKQIGEIIKNLEDKLQEIENEFNNILYYIPNLPAPDVPIGKDENDNVEIRRWGKPRKFDFEPLSHYEIGERLGILDFERGAKLSGSRFTVMFKEAARLERALINFMLDVHTKQHGYTEVWTPALVKPEILFGTGQLPKFKDDLYKIEDEDLYLIPTAEVTLTNLHADEILNEEDLPKYYTAYTPCFRKEAGSHGKDVKGILRQHQFDKVELVKIVKPEDSYNELEKLVNEAEKILQLLEIPYRVVLLCTGDMGFSAAKTYDIEVWIPSQNRYREISSCSNTEDFQARRAKIRYKDKDGKNHYVHTLNGSGLAVGRTLIAIMENYQKPDGTFEIPKVLKDYL
- a CDS encoding polysaccharide deacetylase family protein, which gives rise to MKIFMYHNIDIPPKEAKLKSLYVKPNKFETQLKVLKKFGYNFVKTEDLENYPKKSILLTFDDGFKDFYDNAFPIIKKYNANAIVFVPAGLVDTFNQWDYEKLNVRKKLMNWEEIKIIHKEGIEIGSHTLTHPFLTKIPKEMAKIEIQDSKKMLEDMLSTEITCFCYPYGDYNETIRDLVIEAGYKYAFTTKEGSLEQSDNFYEIKRIMISGFYSLPKVLWKTII